A single region of the Lycium barbarum isolate Lr01 chromosome 2, ASM1917538v2, whole genome shotgun sequence genome encodes:
- the LOC132622184 gene encoding probable calcium-binding protein CML44, with amino-acid sequence MSTLNESHVQRMFDKLDEDGDGLVSLDELKGLLDKIGACTGLDELQSLVGKTSFNFMDFLFFYEAMVKKNNEEKRSKEGNIDDNFEDDLVEAFKVFDLNGDGFISCEELQKVLSRLGLWDEKEGSDCKNMIHMYDTNLDGVLDFEEFKNMMLVSNSEGISL; translated from the coding sequence ATGTCTACTTTAAACGAAAGCCACGTCCAACGGATGTTCGACAAACTTGATGAAGATGGTGATGGACTAGTGAGCTTAGATGAGCTCAAAGGCCTTCTTGACAAGATTGGAGCTTGCACGGGCCTTGACGAGCTCCAATCTTTGGTAGGTAAAACGAGCTTTAACTTCATGGACTTCTTATTCTTTTACGAGGCCATGGTGAAGAAAAATAATGAGGAAAAGAGATCAAAAGAGGGCAATATTGATGATAATTTTGAAGATGATCTTGTTGAAGCATTCAAGGTGTTTGATTTGAATGGAGATGGCTTTATTTCTTGTGAGGAGCTTCAAAAGGTGTTGTCAAGATTAGGGTTGTGGGATGAGAAGGAAGGAAGTGATTGTAAGAACATGATTCACATGTATGATACTAACCTTGACGGAGTTCTTGATTTTGAGGAGTTCAAGAATATGATGCTGGTTTCCAATTCTGAGGGTATTTCATTGTAA